From a single Hymenobacter sp. YIM 151500-1 genomic region:
- a CDS encoding polysaccharide lyase family 7 protein encodes MKPPAKPLPFAPLVLLGLLSACSEPGVAPTAPGPAAPARNAPAATAAYPAQVLNLANWKLTLPLDQDGSGAADEVQQPALNTFEDANHFFSRPAGDAVVFRAYADGATTSGSGYPRSELREMKSNGTQKASWSSTSGTHTLVIDQAVTHLPVAKPHIVVGQIHDGSDDVLVFRLEGQKLFVDINGDDGPTLTSSYQLGTRFTVKFVVSGGKTKCYYNNTLKYTLSKKYSKAYFKAGAYVQSSCRGSKKVSGEACSAYGEVQIYDVRVTHN; translated from the coding sequence ATGAAACCACCAGCCAAACCCTTGCCCTTTGCGCCGCTGGTCCTGCTCGGCCTGCTCAGCGCCTGCTCCGAGCCGGGCGTAGCGCCCACCGCGCCGGGCCCGGCTGCTCCGGCCCGCAACGCCCCGGCCGCCACGGCGGCGTACCCGGCCCAGGTACTCAACCTGGCCAACTGGAAGCTGACCCTGCCCCTGGACCAGGACGGCAGCGGCGCCGCCGACGAAGTGCAGCAGCCGGCCCTGAACACGTTTGAGGACGCCAACCACTTTTTCAGCCGCCCGGCCGGCGACGCCGTGGTGTTCCGGGCCTATGCCGACGGAGCCACCACCAGCGGCTCGGGCTACCCCCGCTCCGAGCTGCGCGAGATGAAAAGCAACGGCACCCAGAAAGCCAGCTGGTCGTCGACGAGCGGCACGCATACGCTCGTCATCGACCAGGCCGTGACCCACCTGCCCGTAGCCAAGCCGCACATCGTGGTCGGGCAAATTCACGACGGCTCCGACGATGTACTTGTGTTTCGGCTGGAAGGGCAGAAGCTGTTCGTGGACATCAACGGCGACGACGGCCCCACGCTGACCAGCAGCTACCAGCTGGGCACGCGCTTCACGGTGAAGTTTGTGGTGAGCGGGGGCAAAACCAAGTGCTACTACAACAACACGCTGAAGTACACGCTCAGCAAGAAGTACAGCAAGGCCTACTTCAAGGCCGGGGCCTACGTGCAGTCCTCGTGCCGCGGCAGCAAAAAGGTGAGCGGGGAGGCCTGCTCCGCCTACGGCGAAGTGCAGATCTACGACGTGCGCGTGACCCACAACTAG
- a CDS encoding RICIN domain-containing protein, with the protein MKLFFFTAGALAAGLLAPAPWAQGQIVSGAYYSLKAQHTGKALDVAQSSQADRADVLQSPYHGTVNQQWQFVDVGGGYYKVLARHSSKALDVSGASSADGAKVWQYADNGTAAQRWKLEDAGNGYYRLRAQCSGKVLEVEGGRTDNGAPVQQGPDQSCPASAAAARRAAPPAVTLPGVVAYPVPARDNLTVAIPAGSEATVSLLDGAGRTVLTRLVPAGATSTRVPVSQLPAGAYSLRVQRGRLAHRQQVLVGEEVGGSGRADAGAPAAAPATADVVAPNGCSQLWKIEPVDGSTPPAGGTPSAWTERILNANGSINWSEYENIAANYNRPSSIDYRYGPKYSDFHAASSPSIPTLPQPYASGMFGDVAAYGNKPATWEWFAMSGQLLFAPEATAPAEAQRGAATMRNGSVYLTHGTPEYLFDLRALWTPDFANGYNNIPEDAFEEPAWQAALSGASGPPVATVRAHGPNNVTGYLLFQNGLVGATGTGNDGYFQSGGPLHRPFVRLGAGKVPTGGAVTQGNEWLLVTVWDAAQRKGQLAVIAIKGRVVAQETQYHWGFPNWPTITGMKLLGYVDLPMAAPTSVSAAGDYNNASSGRGNRENVGFDLSSQQERDYWYNWNYGCGGFCGGEWKKTPRAGYAIVASRSENKVVFVDLQPLLSYHRQMYFTSAANYDQTKNEGPADNQWPYTFAQVPRQMPTVAQTLTVPQPTAVAAGTGSTTAYERRDDGVIYGQGYTFHENAYVASLDGTVRMYKVGDLITPASGTSSVGAPFKTFAVGKNPTHIDYGFQGDVGSDLFISCRGDRAVYWALHNGTVRASLQDGRLQDPVHVAVSHFGRYQYGTGILTVLDYTGRQVVNYRYMRDLPDSPKVPLANPQANPFFEFGYATPVPGWPFMYSLTEVI; encoded by the coding sequence ATGAAGCTTTTCTTTTTTACCGCCGGGGCCCTGGCTGCCGGGCTGCTAGCGCCGGCGCCTTGGGCGCAAGGCCAAATTGTGTCAGGGGCCTACTACTCGCTCAAGGCGCAACACACGGGCAAGGCCCTGGACGTGGCCCAAAGCTCGCAAGCCGACAGGGCCGATGTGCTCCAGTCGCCCTACCACGGCACAGTAAACCAGCAGTGGCAGTTCGTGGACGTGGGCGGCGGCTATTATAAGGTACTGGCCCGCCACTCCAGTAAAGCGCTGGACGTGAGCGGCGCCAGCTCGGCTGATGGCGCCAAAGTGTGGCAGTACGCCGACAACGGTACGGCTGCCCAGCGCTGGAAGCTAGAAGATGCCGGCAATGGCTACTACCGCCTCCGCGCTCAGTGCAGCGGTAAGGTGCTGGAAGTGGAAGGTGGCCGCACCGACAACGGCGCCCCCGTGCAGCAAGGCCCTGACCAAAGCTGCCCCGCCTCGGCTGCTGCCGCCCGCCGGGCTGCACCCCCAGCCGTTACATTGCCAGGCGTGGTAGCCTACCCCGTGCCGGCCCGCGACAACCTCACTGTAGCCATACCGGCCGGCAGTGAAGCCACCGTAAGCCTGCTCGATGGCGCTGGGCGCACCGTGCTAACGCGGCTAGTGCCGGCTGGAGCCACCTCGACGCGCGTGCCGGTAAGCCAGCTGCCGGCTGGAGCCTACAGCCTGCGCGTGCAGCGCGGCCGGCTGGCGCACCGCCAGCAGGTGCTGGTGGGAGAAGAGGTAGGCGGCTCCGGTCGGGCCGACGCTGGCGCCCCGGCTGCTGCCCCGGCCACTGCCGACGTGGTGGCCCCCAACGGCTGCTCCCAACTCTGGAAGATTGAGCCCGTGGACGGTTCTACCCCGCCTGCGGGCGGCACTCCCAGCGCCTGGACGGAGCGCATCCTGAACGCCAATGGCTCCATCAATTGGTCGGAATACGAAAACATAGCCGCCAACTACAACCGACCCAGCAGCATCGATTACCGCTACGGACCTAAATACAGCGACTTTCACGCTGCTTCCTCGCCTTCTATCCCGACCCTGCCCCAGCCCTACGCTAGCGGTATGTTCGGCGACGTGGCGGCCTACGGCAACAAGCCGGCTACCTGGGAGTGGTTTGCCATGAGCGGGCAATTGCTGTTCGCGCCCGAAGCCACTGCTCCGGCCGAGGCCCAGCGGGGAGCCGCCACCATGCGCAACGGCTCAGTGTACCTGACCCATGGCACACCGGAATACCTGTTTGACCTGCGCGCCCTCTGGACGCCCGATTTTGCCAACGGCTACAACAACATTCCCGAAGATGCCTTTGAGGAGCCGGCCTGGCAGGCGGCGCTGAGTGGAGCCAGCGGGCCGCCCGTGGCCACTGTGCGGGCCCACGGCCCCAACAACGTGACCGGCTACCTGCTATTTCAGAACGGACTGGTGGGCGCCACCGGCACCGGCAACGACGGCTACTTCCAGAGCGGTGGCCCGCTGCACCGCCCCTTTGTGCGGCTGGGGGCCGGCAAAGTGCCCACCGGTGGGGCCGTAACCCAGGGCAACGAGTGGCTGCTGGTCACGGTGTGGGACGCCGCCCAGCGCAAAGGCCAGCTGGCCGTTATTGCCATTAAGGGGCGCGTAGTGGCCCAGGAAACGCAGTACCACTGGGGCTTTCCGAACTGGCCCACGATTACGGGTATGAAGCTGCTCGGCTACGTGGACCTGCCCATGGCCGCGCCCACCTCCGTGTCGGCGGCCGGCGACTACAACAACGCCAGCTCCGGCCGCGGCAACCGCGAAAACGTAGGCTTCGACCTCAGCTCACAGCAGGAGCGCGACTACTGGTACAACTGGAACTACGGCTGCGGTGGCTTCTGCGGGGGCGAGTGGAAAAAGACCCCGCGCGCCGGCTACGCCATCGTGGCGTCGCGCAGTGAAAACAAGGTGGTGTTTGTCGATTTGCAGCCCTTGCTGAGCTACCACCGGCAGATGTATTTCACTTCCGCGGCCAACTACGACCAAACCAAGAACGAAGGCCCGGCCGACAACCAATGGCCCTATACCTTCGCCCAGGTGCCCCGGCAAATGCCCACCGTGGCCCAGACCCTGACCGTGCCCCAGCCCACGGCTGTAGCGGCCGGCACGGGCAGCACCACCGCCTACGAGCGCCGCGATGATGGCGTCATTTACGGCCAGGGCTACACCTTCCACGAAAACGCCTACGTGGCCTCGCTGGATGGCACCGTGCGCATGTATAAAGTCGGGGACCTTATCACGCCCGCTAGCGGCACCAGCAGCGTGGGGGCACCGTTCAAGACGTTCGCGGTAGGCAAGAATCCTACTCACATTGACTATGGCTTCCAGGGCGACGTGGGCAGCGACCTGTTCATCAGCTGCCGCGGCGACCGGGCCGTGTACTGGGCCTTGCACAACGGCACCGTGCGGGCCAGCCTCCAGGATGGCCGCCTGCAAGACCCGGTGCACGTGGCCGTGTCGCACTTCGGGCGCTACCAGTACGGCACGGGCATTCTGACGGTGCTAGACTACACGGGCAGGCAGGTGGTCAACTACCGCTACATGCGCGACCTGCCCGACTCGCCCAAGGTGCCGCTGGCTAACCCGCAAGCCAATCCATTCTTCGAGTTTGGCTACGCCACGCCCGTGCCCGGCTGGCCCTTCATGTACTCGCTCACCGAGGTGATTTAA
- a CDS encoding Ig-like domain-containing protein, whose protein sequence is MLWLRHSLKQLATARATYTLSTICVAVGTLLAWPAAAQTTGYKAREKKLIEFGWDIPTADYVKNNIGTMEKQSFFDGLCFNVSEDLSYYRAFENRALTPADMQLGTLSQINWSRFTHNFITLLVMSKNNAPAWYDDALWKQIVANMRLFSQAAKAAKCKGFMLDPEFYYYKETHSPWVYNTTLYPGKTFAEVEAKVWQRGREFVGALQAELPQADLLFTISVSLSWAQCEGDVSRLAGTQYALLPAFTAGILEAAGTGVTLIDGHEGGYYTDETRKYTGAYDYVRNQSAGVMPADVQAKYRANFRMGEALYVEQVFDSARPADYKKSWFEHNAYNALLVTDQYVWCYSERGDGGDWAPNSMNWWTIPPRYLPAGLTDALTSARRKLSAGQALGFDMVKTTGYWDETVAATFETTPQISIVSPANDAQLPANQPLTVTTSLAACAAVSKVEFYVNSRLAATTTAAPRSPSLTNLAPGTYTIFARVFTPEGKHVTSNPVTIDVVDASAGVTYYRLKNRWLGTYLFDDGDKASYAATASGDAYLWAVEQPGRYTQLRNKATGDYLHVEHGQDYVECTPVSAANAGWWSKDWTVEGYSGYTMLKNRWQAAQYVHVEQRKGYAQHTPISKGTWSSQWQLEAAPSASTAAAPAQAEAAAASLAQHLVAGHLLPQDSPRRPAPAIHA, encoded by the coding sequence ATGCTCTGGCTCCGACACTCCCTGAAGCAACTTGCTACAGCACGGGCTACCTACACCCTCAGTACTATCTGCGTAGCGGTTGGGACGCTGCTGGCCTGGCCCGCCGCGGCCCAGACTACGGGCTACAAAGCCCGCGAGAAAAAGCTGATTGAATTTGGCTGGGACATTCCTACGGCCGACTACGTGAAAAATAACATCGGCACGATGGAGAAACAGTCGTTTTTTGATGGACTGTGCTTTAACGTGAGCGAGGACCTGAGCTACTATCGGGCGTTTGAAAACAGGGCGTTGACGCCGGCCGATATGCAGCTGGGCACCCTCTCCCAAATCAACTGGAGCCGGTTCACGCACAACTTTATCACCCTGCTGGTGATGAGCAAAAACAACGCGCCCGCCTGGTACGACGACGCGCTGTGGAAACAAATCGTGGCCAACATGCGGCTGTTTTCCCAAGCTGCCAAAGCCGCCAAGTGCAAGGGGTTCATGCTCGACCCTGAGTTTTATTACTACAAGGAAACGCACAGCCCGTGGGTGTACAACACCACGCTGTATCCTGGCAAAACCTTCGCCGAGGTGGAGGCCAAAGTGTGGCAGCGGGGCCGCGAGTTTGTGGGCGCCTTGCAAGCCGAGCTACCGCAGGCCGACCTGCTGTTCACCATCTCGGTGAGCCTGTCGTGGGCGCAGTGCGAGGGCGACGTTTCCCGGCTTGCCGGCACGCAGTACGCCTTGCTGCCGGCGTTTACGGCCGGCATACTAGAGGCTGCGGGCACGGGAGTAACGCTCATTGATGGCCACGAAGGGGGCTACTACACCGACGAAACCCGCAAGTACACCGGCGCCTACGACTACGTGCGCAACCAGAGCGCCGGCGTGATGCCTGCCGACGTGCAGGCAAAGTACCGCGCCAACTTCCGTATGGGCGAGGCGCTATATGTGGAGCAGGTGTTTGATTCTGCCCGGCCTGCCGACTACAAGAAGAGCTGGTTTGAGCATAACGCATACAACGCCCTGCTGGTAACCGACCAGTACGTGTGGTGCTACAGCGAGCGGGGCGACGGCGGCGACTGGGCGCCCAACTCGATGAACTGGTGGACCATCCCGCCCCGCTACCTGCCCGCGGGCCTGACCGATGCCCTTACCTCGGCCCGGCGCAAGCTTAGCGCGGGGCAGGCGCTGGGCTTCGACATGGTGAAAACCACCGGGTACTGGGACGAAACGGTGGCCGCTACCTTTGAAACAACCCCGCAGATCAGCATCGTCAGCCCCGCCAACGATGCGCAGCTGCCGGCAAACCAGCCCCTGACCGTAACTACCAGCCTTGCTGCCTGTGCCGCCGTGAGCAAGGTCGAGTTCTACGTCAACTCGCGCCTGGCCGCCACCACCACGGCAGCTCCCCGCAGCCCCAGCCTGACTAACCTGGCGCCCGGTACCTACACAATCTTCGCGCGCGTATTCACTCCCGAGGGCAAGCACGTCACCTCCAACCCGGTAACCATCGACGTAGTTGACGCCTCAGCGGGCGTGACGTACTACCGCTTAAAAAACCGCTGGCTGGGCACGTATCTGTTTGACGACGGGGACAAAGCCAGCTACGCGGCCACCGCCAGCGGCGACGCTTACTTGTGGGCCGTGGAGCAGCCCGGCCGCTACACCCAGCTCAGGAACAAGGCCACGGGCGACTACCTGCACGTGGAGCACGGCCAGGACTACGTGGAGTGCACGCCCGTCAGTGCGGCCAATGCCGGCTGGTGGAGCAAAGACTGGACGGTGGAAGGGTACAGCGGCTATACGATGCTGAAGAACCGCTGGCAAGCAGCGCAGTACGTGCACGTGGAGCAGCGCAAGGGCTACGCCCAGCACACGCCCATCAGCAAGGGCACGTGGAGTTCACAGTGGCAGCTGGAGGCAGCCCCAAGCGCCAGCACGGCGGCGGCTCCGGCGCAGGCAGAGGCGGCCGCGGCGTCCCTTGCCCAGCACCTTGTCGCCGGGCACTTACTACCTCAAGACTCGCCTCGACGGCCAGCCCCGGCAATTCACGCTTAA
- a CDS encoding right-handed parallel beta-helix repeat-containing protein, producing MKPNFLIVPAVVGLLGACFSAAPAQVAPRDPQGNVIQVKDTDYAIPAGAVFVSTSGNDANPGTQAQPYRTVRKAIDSAPAGATVVLRAGVYLVPNINLDRRVTVQPYPHEQVWLTGSEPVTGWTQDGTGWRRDNWTVELPAQGTDSPDIDPAFPLAGRPDMVFVNGRALQQVGSRAELGPGKFFVSYADDKLYIGDNPSGNVVEAATQEKAFGMWMRSATDAPTGGSVFRGLGFAHFWRHGLAIAVPRVRVENSSFVWNAQAGVQLFPESGSIGQGSRVGVALNAVVRGNTFSYNGQAGLFGGKAHGLRFENNRVTHNNVERFAKGWSAAGVKLSVADSMYVRNNVFEDNFAHGLWFDTGANNSVVSGNTIRNNQGVGIWVEISKGDLLAGNLLVNNTDDGIRVLNSADVRVYNNTSVGDYSALHIYDSGRQPTQGELNDQANFVTKGVVVKNNILANSTITNEGNALLDTWWYSWGEADGRQPMLAALDYTAYLRSTAAQPRNVARIVLPPNKLTFYQTLAQLQAGTSYEVHGRALDNTALSSVFVDPGAGNYRLLAGSALRGAGEALPADVARALGVAAGVPVDLGAYPQSSTPPPVALQDGQVYELAPQCAPGLRLDVQYSGSANGTRVWLHTANGSAAQRWRAVAAGNGQFELEPLCAPGQRLDVVDGGTGEGSLVQLWQDYSNPQQQWSVQDQGDGTVELVPRHAPARRLDVQRSGTTDGTLVQLYTDNNSAAQRWQLLPVAAAASADAAVSADAAAPATLDAYPNPSPDGRATLRLTAQQAQRATVQVYNQQGQLVSLLTVPLREGPTEFRLPAMLPPGTYYLKTRLDGQPRQFTLRVE from the coding sequence ATGAAACCCAACTTTCTCATTGTACCGGCCGTGGTTGGCTTGCTGGGCGCGTGCTTCTCGGCTGCCCCGGCCCAGGTGGCCCCGCGCGACCCGCAGGGCAACGTTATCCAAGTCAAGGACACGGACTATGCTATTCCGGCCGGGGCCGTGTTTGTCTCGACCTCGGGCAATGATGCCAACCCCGGCACCCAGGCTCAGCCCTACCGCACCGTGCGCAAAGCCATTGACAGCGCCCCGGCCGGAGCCACGGTGGTGTTGCGCGCGGGCGTGTACCTGGTACCCAATATCAACCTGGACCGGCGCGTGACCGTGCAGCCCTACCCGCACGAGCAGGTGTGGCTGACCGGCAGCGAGCCGGTGACCGGCTGGACCCAGGATGGCACCGGCTGGCGCCGCGACAACTGGACCGTGGAGCTACCCGCGCAGGGCACCGACTCGCCCGACATCGACCCGGCTTTTCCGCTGGCCGGCCGCCCCGATATGGTGTTCGTCAACGGCCGGGCCTTGCAGCAGGTGGGCAGCCGCGCCGAACTGGGCCCCGGCAAGTTCTTCGTGAGCTACGCCGACGACAAGCTCTACATCGGCGACAACCCCAGCGGCAACGTGGTGGAGGCTGCCACCCAGGAAAAAGCCTTTGGTATGTGGATGCGCAGCGCCACTGACGCGCCCACTGGCGGCAGCGTGTTCCGGGGCCTTGGCTTCGCGCACTTCTGGCGGCACGGCCTGGCCATTGCCGTGCCCCGCGTGCGGGTAGAAAACAGCAGCTTCGTGTGGAACGCCCAGGCCGGGGTGCAGCTCTTCCCCGAGAGCGGCAGCATCGGGCAGGGCAGCCGCGTGGGCGTGGCCCTGAACGCAGTGGTGCGCGGCAACACGTTCAGCTACAACGGTCAGGCCGGGTTATTCGGGGGCAAGGCCCACGGCCTGCGCTTCGAGAACAACCGCGTCACCCACAACAACGTGGAGCGTTTTGCTAAAGGCTGGAGCGCGGCCGGGGTCAAGCTCAGCGTGGCCGACAGCATGTACGTGCGCAACAACGTGTTCGAGGACAACTTTGCCCACGGCCTCTGGTTCGACACCGGGGCCAACAACTCGGTGGTGAGCGGCAACACCATTCGCAACAACCAGGGCGTGGGCATCTGGGTGGAAATTTCCAAAGGCGACCTGCTGGCCGGTAATCTGCTGGTGAACAACACCGACGATGGCATCCGGGTGCTGAACTCGGCCGATGTGCGGGTGTACAACAACACGTCGGTGGGCGACTACTCAGCCCTGCACATCTACGACTCGGGCCGCCAGCCTACCCAGGGTGAGCTAAACGACCAGGCCAACTTCGTCACCAAAGGGGTGGTGGTGAAAAACAACATCCTGGCCAACTCCACCATTACCAACGAAGGCAATGCCCTGCTCGACACGTGGTGGTACAGCTGGGGCGAGGCCGACGGCCGCCAGCCCATGCTCGCGGCCCTGGACTACACTGCCTACCTGCGCAGCACGGCCGCCCAGCCCCGCAACGTGGCCCGCATCGTGCTGCCACCCAACAAGCTCACCTTCTACCAGACCCTGGCCCAGCTCCAGGCCGGCACCAGCTACGAGGTCCACGGCCGGGCCCTGGACAATACGGCCCTGAGCAGCGTGTTTGTAGACCCCGGTGCCGGCAACTACCGCCTGCTGGCCGGCAGCGCCCTGCGAGGGGCCGGCGAGGCCCTGCCCGCCGACGTGGCCCGCGCCCTGGGCGTGGCGGCCGGCGTGCCCGTAGACCTGGGCGCCTACCCGCAGAGCAGTACTCCTCCGCCCGTGGCCTTGCAGGACGGGCAGGTGTATGAGCTGGCCCCGCAGTGCGCCCCTGGCCTGCGCCTGGACGTGCAGTACTCGGGCTCGGCCAACGGCACGCGCGTGTGGCTGCACACGGCCAACGGCTCGGCGGCCCAGCGCTGGCGGGCGGTGGCCGCCGGCAACGGGCAGTTTGAGCTGGAGCCCCTCTGCGCCCCCGGCCAGCGCCTGGACGTAGTGGATGGCGGCACCGGCGAGGGCAGCCTCGTGCAGCTCTGGCAGGACTACAGCAACCCCCAGCAGCAGTGGAGCGTGCAGGACCAGGGCGACGGCACGGTGGAGCTGGTGCCGCGCCACGCCCCCGCCCGGCGCCTGGACGTGCAGCGCTCGGGCACCACCGACGGCACGCTGGTGCAGCTCTACACCGACAACAACTCCGCCGCCCAGCGCTGGCAGCTGCTACCCGTGGCCGCCGCGGCCAGCGCCGATGCGGCAGTCAGCGCCGATGCGGCGGCACCCGCCACGCTGGACGCCTATCCCAACCCCTCGCCTGATGGGCGGGCCACGCTGCGCCTGACGGCTCAGCAGGCGCAGCGCGCGACGGTGCAGGTGTATAACCAGCAGGGGCAGTTGGTGAGCCTGCTCACGGTGCCGCTGCGGGAAGGGCCGACCGAGTTCCGCCTGCCGGCCATGCTGCCGCCGGGCACTTACTACCTCAAGACCCGCCTCGACGGCCAGCCCCGGCAGTTCACACTGAGGGTGGAGTAG
- a CDS encoding RICIN domain-containing protein: MTSSVPTRAPGFVLHAGWLCLLLWLSLTLLPARAQTNGTYFLLNANAQAIDVPGSSAADVQLQQYWLNRSPAQQWSLGNATATGYKVVRSLSSGKVLDLSATATGAGIIQRAANSTFDGQQWRFVDVGEGYYKLENKSNGLVVSVRGGTDPATQNQLVSRAYAGTNDQKWRLEQVINTKPTANGTYFLTTASDMAVDVPGSSAADVQLQQYWLNRSPAQQWRLADAASSGYKTLTNQSSGKAADLGTNAAVVQKPASASRAGQQWKLVDVGGGYFKLENKSSGLVLSVTRGTNPATKDKLMVKTYTGTADQKWKLTAAGTSSPPPPSSPPPAAGTGGYTARTNYGARLEPQDKILLGIGQSSDGAFPAFVKAMNDAAVYPNFYMDYVWNLSRDTTDIRVNQIGAAVRRSSQYSDANRYVAVQIGLALNTENQEQNYGAVASGALDHKLQVMLDWIRRMDRPVLLRIGYEFNGHWNNYTDRELYKKAFIHVVQMIRRQGLSKVATVWCAAAYEHNTDYMPYYPGDEYVDWWGLDVFTLGHMSLPMTASFLADARARRKPVIIGESGLKGDALPANGTAAADGAALWKQWYELYFNLIKTNPNIKAISYINYDMKQVFGSDWRDSRVENNATITANFRRELKTGPFAGTLNKSSFFALCDIAATAQSAAVAEPVAAAAATAAEPTAASATVAPEEAGRLSAYPNPSPDGRSTLRLQAQQPQRATVYVHDKHGRLVSLLTVPVQAGQTEFKLLATLPQGTYYLKTRLDGQPQQFTLNVE; this comes from the coding sequence ATGACCTCATCAGTTCCGACCCGCGCTCCTGGCTTTGTGCTGCACGCCGGCTGGCTGTGCCTGCTGCTGTGGCTGAGCCTGACATTATTGCCTGCCCGCGCTCAAACCAATGGCACCTACTTTCTGCTCAATGCCAATGCCCAGGCCATCGACGTGCCCGGCTCCTCGGCGGCCGACGTGCAGTTGCAGCAGTACTGGCTTAACCGCAGCCCCGCCCAGCAATGGAGCCTGGGCAATGCCACGGCCACCGGCTACAAAGTGGTGCGCAGCCTTAGCTCCGGCAAGGTGCTGGACCTGAGCGCAACGGCCACCGGCGCCGGTATCATCCAGCGCGCGGCCAACAGCACGTTTGATGGGCAGCAGTGGCGGTTTGTGGACGTGGGCGAGGGGTATTACAAGCTGGAGAATAAGTCGAACGGCCTGGTGGTGAGTGTGCGCGGCGGCACCGACCCGGCCACGCAGAACCAGCTGGTTAGCCGGGCCTACGCCGGCACCAACGACCAAAAGTGGCGGCTTGAGCAGGTTATTAATACCAAGCCGACGGCCAACGGCACCTACTTCCTGACTACTGCCAGCGACATGGCCGTGGACGTGCCCGGCTCCTCGGCAGCCGACGTGCAGCTCCAGCAGTACTGGCTCAACCGCAGCCCCGCCCAGCAGTGGCGCCTGGCCGATGCCGCCAGCAGCGGCTACAAAACCCTGACCAACCAAAGCTCCGGCAAGGCCGCCGACCTGGGCACCAACGCCGCCGTGGTGCAGAAGCCGGCCAGCGCCTCGCGCGCCGGGCAGCAGTGGAAGCTTGTGGACGTGGGCGGCGGCTACTTTAAGCTGGAAAACAAGTCGAGCGGCCTCGTGCTCAGCGTTACCAGGGGCACCAACCCGGCCACCAAAGACAAGCTGATGGTGAAAACCTACACCGGCACCGCCGACCAGAAGTGGAAGCTGACCGCCGCCGGCACCTCTTCTCCACCGCCACCTTCCTCGCCGCCCCCGGCCGCTGGCACCGGCGGCTACACGGCGCGCACCAACTACGGGGCCCGGCTGGAGCCGCAGGACAAGATTCTGCTGGGCATCGGGCAGAGCAGCGACGGGGCGTTTCCGGCCTTTGTGAAGGCCATGAACGACGCGGCCGTGTATCCCAACTTCTACATGGACTACGTCTGGAACCTGTCCAGGGACACCACCGACATCCGCGTCAACCAGATTGGGGCCGCCGTGCGCCGCTCAAGCCAGTACTCCGACGCCAACCGCTACGTGGCCGTGCAGATTGGCCTGGCCCTGAACACCGAAAACCAGGAGCAGAACTACGGGGCCGTGGCCAGCGGGGCCCTGGACCATAAGCTGCAAGTAATGCTAGACTGGATTCGGCGCATGGACCGGCCCGTGCTGCTGCGCATCGGCTACGAGTTCAACGGCCACTGGAACAACTACACCGACCGGGAGCTGTACAAAAAGGCCTTCATCCATGTGGTGCAGATGATTCGGCGCCAGGGCCTGAGCAAGGTGGCTACGGTGTGGTGCGCCGCGGCCTATGAGCACAACACCGACTACATGCCCTACTACCCCGGCGACGAGTACGTGGACTGGTGGGGCCTGGACGTGTTTACCCTGGGCCACATGAGCCTGCCCATGACGGCCTCCTTCCTGGCCGATGCCCGGGCCCGCCGCAAGCCGGTCATCATCGGCGAGTCGGGGCTGAAGGGCGACGCCCTGCCGGCCAACGGCACGGCCGCCGCCGACGGGGCCGCGCTGTGGAAGCAGTGGTACGAGCTGTACTTCAACCTGATCAAGACCAACCCCAACATCAAGGCCATCAGCTACATCAACTACGATATGAAGCAGGTGTTCGGCTCGGACTGGCGCGACTCCCGCGTGGAAAATAATGCCACCATCACGGCCAACTTCCGCCGGGAGCTGAAGACCGGGCCCTTCGCCGGTACTCTCAACAAAAGCAGCTTCTTTGCCCTCTGCGACATTGCCGCTACGGCCCAGAGCGCCGCGGTTGCCGAGCCGGTCGCTGCGGCCGCGGCAACTGCTGCTGAGCCCACCGCCGCCAGTGCCACCGTAGCTCCCGAAGAGGCCGGGCGCCTAAGCGCCTATCCCAATCCCAGCCCGGATGGCCGGTCTACGCTGCGCCTACAGGCCCAGCAGCCCCAGCGGGCCACGGTGTACGTGCACGACAAGCACGGGCGACTGGTGAGCCTGCTCACCGTGCCCGTGCAGGCCGGCCAGACCGAGTTCAAGCTACTCGCAACTCTGCCCCAGGGCACCTACTACCTCAAAACCCGCCTCGACGGCCAGCCCCAGCAGTTCACGCTGAACGTGGAGTAG